The genomic window ATACATTTTTGGCGTTCTTAacatgattcttgcaatggggaatttgGATTTAacgcagtttttttggacatacgccattgcgtatttacaataaattataacaatgaAAATTACGTCATGCAGATGGCGTCCTTGTCTACGTATACATTCTTCTAATCTGTTGTTCAGGTTCGCCATTGATGGTTGCAACATCTCAGCTGGGACGCCACGAATTTCGTCTTCAAGTTTTTGTTTCAGTTCATCCGGTGCCCTTGGCCGCGTCGTGTAGACCAGGCTCTTGAGATagccccacaaaaaaaaaactcactaacTGATAAATTAAATTGATGATGTAGATTGTTTCTTTTTTCCTTAAAAGGCAAATTGTAGTGGTTAAATTACTGTCAGTAACGTTTAGTGTTGTTGCATGTAttctgtttttatttgtttgccaaaGGTTGTCGTTTCTCTGTGTCACCTTGTACTTGTGGCAGAACAACCAGTGCGAGGGGGGTGAAGGGGGATGTCCCTCACGACTGGGAGACAAGACACTGCTCCTCTCAGGGGGTTGACCCTCTGTGCTCGTCGTATTGCGTGGAGGGGGGCAGTTAGGAGGACGTTAAGAAAGTAGCTGTCGATAAAAAGGGCGAGGGTGAGAGAGAATCAGGACAAAGCCCCGGCTTTGTACATTGTCTGACGACACGTCCTTCGCTCCTCTTTCTACCCCCTGACAGGGGGCATCTAACCGAGGCTGTTAACAATGTTTAAGAAAGGGGAGCCTCGCAGCACAAGGAGTGTGTTTGAGCGTTGGTGGCGTCCACGTGTGCGCCGCACGTGGACAGGTGAGCGCGGCGACACCTCGCGCCCGCGGAGGCTCCACTTCAAGGTCACCAGGGCGTCTGCGCCCGGCCGGCGCTTTGCTCGTGAAACGGAACTGTGCCAGTGCGGTTTCGAGCACTTTCTTTACGCCGCTAAGCAAAAGTTTAGAAATCCTAGCAAATTTTTGTTCAAAATAGTTTTACaccaatatatatgtataaaatgttttcaagtaaacattgttttagatagtattatgaaggttttctgtaacttttttttttcttcaagcctttttttttactctggCAAATATTGTTTAGTGTAATGAAAACACTTGGAAGGTATAATAACTTAAAACGAACGCCAAATTGTTCATAAGAAAGGGagttatattgatttttattttttaaaaattaaaaatttcagtttATAGTTCCATTTGGCCTGAGTTTTCTCACTaaagaacttttaaaaaaatatctgtcgTTATACTTTATATTCCAGTCCCTAAGTAACTTATGGAAAATTCGGGCACATATATAATATCAACAAAAAGTGATATAGAAACGTTTATGTATTTAGTATTTGTTTTGACAATGGTTTAATGGTCTAGAGTCCATAAAAAAGACAGTGCTAACGATTGCAATTATGTAGGCAGGACTTTGGAACACTCCTTTAAGACATACGCTAGCTTAGTAAACGTGTGTGTGCACGTGTGGGCGGCCACATTGGCCAGGCCTAAGTGGTCAGATTGCTTGCCTCCCACAGCAACGGTTCTTGTTCGGTACCCAGCTGGGTTGAACCTGGATTTTTTGCAAGTGAGAAACGATAAGGGAGTGAGACTTTGCCGTGGGTATATTTGTGGTACTCCTGTTTGCCTTTCCAGCCCATTCGTTCCATCATGCTTTATCTACATGTCATCACCTTTCACCGTCTCTAGAGACCCAGATGTCGGCGAGGCGTTAAGCTCGCTGCGCTGAATCCATCCGTGTGAGTGAGTGGGCGTTAACCCTCTTGTTGCAGCTAGGCTCGGGAGGGGCGGCTGCCCCCACTGCGGTTGCGGCGGAGGCGGAGACGACGACGACCGCGGCAGCCCCCCGGGCGCCGTCCCCGGGGGCGGCGGGGCCCCAGCCGCCCCCGCCGGGGGCGAGGACGACGGGGACCCCTCCAGCGACGCCCGCCGCCTGCCCGACGTggtgccgccgccgccgccccgccGCCCCCGGCGAGCCCGGCGCCGCCGCCCGCCGCCCCCGGCGCCGCCGCCGCTCCGCAGCAAGTACTGGGAGGCGGTCGGCGAGGACCTGCGCCGCATCGCAGACGAGTTCCGCCCCACGGCGCCGGTGAGTGCTCCGCCGCTAAGGCCGACTGTGGGTGGGCGTATCACGGGCTCATCGCTTCTATAGTCTGAGTCGTGTATGACGGTACTTGTCAAAAGTAAGCCAGCATACttcgtatccttctgccactgttggtCTGTTACCTAACTGTGGTTGTCAGTGTTCCTAAACAAACAGcattgcaagtgacagttgggattTGCGTTCCACTGGTACTACTGTTGCGAACGAACAAAATTACTTGAGACAAATTACTTGACTTAGACCTTAAGCATTACGTTAAGCTTGCGCTGTGGTCACGTGCGAAACTATCGAAAGCATGATTTTCCATATTGAAGAAATTAAATACAAATAACATCATCCGTGGAAGATATTGTGTCTTAAAAATTCGTCGCAATGCTTACAGATTTACAGGGTTGCTAAACAAAATACCTTGTTTTTTTGTGCTTGTGAGACAACAGAAACACAAGAAACACTTAAATACACCGAATAGTCGGTGAGAGGAACATACTTTGTTGGAAAGATAAAAAGAAAGATGTAATccatgtgtttttaaaaaaaagttaaacagcCCTTTAACTTCGCTAAAAGCTGTATATTAAATACTTCTGTATTTTATAGACTTAGAATTTgaggtgtgtgtatgtatgtaactCTGTTGCGTTctcaaataaataatgttatacgATCACCGCTTAAAATCTCAACAGTTGCAGGCATAACGCCCGCTCTCTGTCTTGCACTTAGATGTCACTGAGTGCTTGAATACCGTATTGGTGTCGCCCTTAGTACTTGTGGTTTCTGTATATTGATGAAAATAATAACTACAAATAGGTTGACCCATAAACTCTACTATCTCAtagcgtaaataaaaataaaataaggtttGTCTACGTGTTGCTTTCAAGATATTGTACGGAGAAATTGAAACTTTAAAGCGACAGTGAAAATGATATCTCTACGTAGACAAAATTACAGACAGAAAGTGAAAGCATTGCCACTGAATATCAgtatcgatttaaaaaaaaaatactttcgcgAAGACGTCACTAAAGTAAAATaaactttagtaatttttaagtacaaaatattacataaaacctGAATATATTACCTCTACCTGAAGCCATGCGTGAAGAGgtgatttgaaattatttttgactcggatattttcatttgtaattttgttaGTTTCATCAGACATTTACAAGAAATCCAGTGTATATTTACAAACGCAGATTTCAGTGGCTATAACTTCAATAGAGTTAtcttatttattatgttttaaatcattaaccggtttgaatattttgttacacatatttattgaatttctgTATTCTGTagagcattaaaaatatattaatatagtgTTCTTATAAACATATCGAGGAATTATTGTATTTGTGCTGCAATTTCCTAAGATCGAACTCATGGCCAACCACCCAGAAATGTTGAGACACAATTATTATATGCGCTGTAgtaaatcacagtaaatttacgaaattGTCATTgaagataaactaaaaaaataataaaagggttCTTTGCAGTTTCAAATAACTTGATCTTGGCATGCTGTATTTCGACTTATGAGTTCTGTGGTCCGTTGAAAACCGGATTACATGCACGTGGAaataagaaaattgtgttttgacACGGATTTCCGACAGAAATATGAACGTCTTTAAAATCTTCGACTGAGGA from Bacillus rossius redtenbacheri isolate Brsri chromosome 1, Brsri_v3, whole genome shotgun sequence includes these protein-coding regions:
- the LOC134527608 gene encoding uncharacterized protein LOC134527608 isoform X2, which encodes MAVPFNLPRADEDDYQLIHELLMTVQRAVYQIIFRRRSAPQHQPPPPNPQRSGGAAAPTAVAAEAETTTTAAAPRAPSPGAAGPQPPPPGARTTGTPPATPAACPTWCRRRRPAAPGEPGAAARRPRRRRRSAASTGRRSARTCAASQTSSAPRRRRTCSAARPRA
- the LOC134527608 gene encoding uncharacterized protein LOC134527608 isoform X1, which encodes MAVPFNLPRADEDDYQLIHELLMTVQRAVYQIIFRRRSAPQHQPPPPNPQPRLGRGGCPHCGCGGGGDDDDRGSPPGAVPGGGGAPAAPAGGEDDGDPSSDARRLPDVVPPPPPRRPRRARRRRPPPPAPPPLRSKYWEAVGEDLRRIADEFRPTAPKDLLGRPPARIKDTNVLALLFPKTVWAALILLAGWKLARKVR